GCTACGTGTAATGCAGCGATTGATTTAGTCCGTAAATCAGGTATGGAGTAACATAAATAACTACCTGAATAAGCGATTACAGTGTTTTGTTATTGCTCTGGTAGGCAGCATCGATCTCACCCAGAAAATCATAGCCCTTCGGTACCAGTGGTGTGTAAAACTCACTAATAACGCTAATACCAGTATCAACGTAACCACGACCTTTGATGGGTTTTAAGAAGAAATCTTTATCGGTTTCACCAAACATCATGGTATAACCAAGGTCCGACATTCGACCAAGTGCTGCTCGGAACATAAACTGATCACGAATACCATCACCTAAATATTTTGCGTCAGGGCGCTGGCAGGCCAAGATAAGAAAGAATCCTGATTGACGGCCAAGCATGACAATTTGTTTAAGCTTACTCATGACTTGTACAGCTTCACGTCCGATCATATCCATGAAAGCCACATACTCATCAAAGACTAGAAAATGGGCGGGAAGTCCAAGCGCGGCATAGTTATTGCCTGTTTGGTAACCGGCCATTTTTTTCATCTCTTTATTACGTTCCATCATTTCTTGGTAAAACTGAGCTACGGCGGCAATCATATCGTCTTGTTCATAGTGAACATCTGGAATAACATCGGTCAAATCGGCTAGGTCGGAATTTTTTGGATCAAGAATGGTCAACTGATTACCATCGCGAATCAATGCTTGGATCAATGTGAGAATAAAATAGGTTTTTCCACCACCAGTGCCGCCAGCGATTAGCATATGGGGCAAAACATCGTATTCCCAAGCAACATTATTCATAAGGTTGACGGCGCCTTTTTGACATTTCACATGTTCAATCGAAATTCGATTACCAATCGTATCATAGAGTAGCGTGTACTCTACAAATGAATCATGGAGGATTTTATCAACGATTTCACAGTATAAGCCGGATTCAAGTTTCTTTTCCAAATGGATCAGTTGATCTTGGTAAGGACTCATTACAATTTCCACCTGCACATGGATCAGACCATTTTTCAAACGATAGTAAACTCGTGGAAACCGTGAGATTCGTTCTTTTGAACCCCCTAAATCTAAGTCTTTAAAAAAGCCATCATTTTTCCTTGTCTCACTCTCATACCAGTTATTCGTCATGAACATTCGCGCAATTTTTTGTCGATGTATCAATTTGCGGTATTGGTCGGGAAATCTGATTAATATCAGTAAGATGATTATTAATGAAACCAGAAATGTAATGATGGAACTGATAATCAATCCGCTAAACGACCAAGGGAGGCTATGAATTGTTGGCCATGAAACGGTTTTGAGGTTGATTTTAGACAGTAACGGCAGATAAAAGAAAATAGTCAATGGTAGCAAGATGAATAGAATCATACTTAGCAATGTTTGAAAAACTAGGTTCTGATCACGTGGATGGATTTGAGTGCCGCGATAGTGAAAAATTGCTTTCAAATTATCACCTCATTTCAATTATTTTAGAATCAACTAGGCGGCATCAGCTACGCCAATATAAATCATTGTTAGACCCTCTTCGGTCTGCATACTCTTGAAGGTAAATTCTTTAGCAACACCATCTTTAGTCACTTCCGATAGAGCTGTTAAACTAAAACCAGAATCAGGCGATTCAATCGCAATTTCATGAGCTTCCTGAAGTTTTCTCTCAGCTTCGTTAACAGAGCTTTCTTTGATATTGGCTACAAAATCGTCCATAAAGCCGATTTCATTAATACAGACAAGTACATTCATAAAAAATCTCCTAACTTCTTTTTTGTGATGACCAGGGAACACTTAAACCGCCATAGAGACGGTGGGGAGCGCTGGGATGAGAACTTCCGATGGTTATTTTTTGTCATTTGTATTTTTCTCCGTGGTTACTGAACCAGTTTTAGATTGGTTATTTTTGACTGATACAATATCAGATGCTTTGAGATACCAAGAAACAGTTACACCTCGGAAATCCGCATTGGCGACAGTGTCGATCTCAGGATTAACTAGTTCTATTTCTTGATCATATTCAAAATTCTTAGTCCCAGCTTCGGCCGGAATGGAGACTTGAACCATCTGACCTTGTACTGTACTTTTTAGATCAAAGGTACGTGAGCGAACATTAGTTGTTTGGTTGCCTTCATCGTCTTCGATAAATCTTTCACGGCGTTGGGCGGAGAATAATAATTTACCGAACGTTTTTGGTGTGTCTAGCTTAATGCCTTCTGGTAATCGCATATAGGGTTCCTTCTTTCTTTAATTTTGATAAGTGGCTAAATCTTGACGAAATCATCAGCCATGCAGGTGTAATTTACAAATGCTGCTTCGGCAATCCGATAACCAACTGCGGCGATTCGTGGATTAATTAATCGAACCCGATCAAATGGTTCGAGCGTGTCATTTTTTTCACCGGCTGCCACTGGGATCGTCACTTGAATGTTGTCGGCACGTTGAACATTGGAGTAAAGGTCATAAGTGCGCGAAACAACTTTACGATTGGCACCGGAGCCTTCGCGAGTTTCGCTAAAATTACCGGCAAAGGTGAGTTGACCGAAAGTTTCACGTACTTCGGGAATTACATATTTAAGATCCATAATTGGGTCCTCGCTTTCTTTTCTTGAATTTTAGGCAAACTAAAAGTCAGATAATTTAACTATCTGACTTGGAATGTGCATAATATTCGATGACTTGGTTGAGTAAATATTGATATAGATCAGTATTGAGGGGATAGATAAGCCGCTGATTGCGAACTTGGGGGAAGTTTAAGAACAGACGATGGTGTCCTTGAATGAGTTGTACTTGGTTGATGATCAGACTATGGTTCAGAATGAGTTCACCTTCAAGCAAAACATTCGGTTTACCACTGGATGACATTTTAATGGAAGATACGTAAATCATTTGACCTCCTAAATATGAAAATTGGGTATTTATTGAAACCTAATCCAGAAGTACACCACGATAACTCAGAAAAGGGTTGTTACCATTAATAAAACCTGAGTTGAACAAAAAGGTAATATAGGCGCCTAATTTACATTCATCTTTTGAAATTTCAAACCTAATTGACGTTTCTAGATTAGCTTGCGCCTCTTGCAGTACATCTTTTAAAATTTCATCTTCTGTTGGTGAGGTAGGGAACATTGGATTGATCAATTCTCTAAAGTCATGATGAAATTCGGATAAATTAAAAACAGAATCAATTTTTTCTTTTGGCATACGATCACTCTTTCCGATGGGAGAGACTATTCATTGTTCCAGTTATCATCTTCATCTTCATCGTCATAAAAATCCGCATTAGTTTTTCTTGAATGATGAATCCACCAGACAATTAAGCTAGTGATTAATAGTAGAATCACGCCAATAACGCTTAACAATTGATTACGTTCTTCACCAGTTTGTGGTAGGTGAATTAGTGGCCTATCGACCGCTTCATCTTTCATTTGCGCCTTGACGATTTCACCATCTTTAGTGATTTCAAAATCGACAGGTGTTTCATTGATCTTGTAACCTTTTGGTGCGTCATACTCCACAAATTGGTATTTGCCAGCAGGCAGGTTGGCAAAACTGAAAATACCCTTGTCATTAGTCCGACCTGATACAACTGTTTTGCCATCTTGATCGAGAACTTTAATACCAGTGTTTGGCAAGACTTTACCATTGCTGACATCAGTCTTGGTTAATTCACCAGTACCCTTGATCAAATTATTTTTCAGTGTGAAACTAATTTCTGGTTTTTTGGTGGTTTCTTTAGTTTCAGTTGTTGCTTTTTCGTCTGCCTGTTTTTTATCCTGACTAATTAATTGACCTTTAGCATCATAGACAGTGATACCAGTTTTGGTTGAAACAATTTTAGTTAAGTCCTTAGTCAAAACAAGATTGGTCGCGGAAGGAGTCTTTTCCCGTAAATAGAAGGTGCCAACCGGTACATTCTTGAAGGCACCAATCGACTTGTCATCAATTGTAGTGGTTTGAATGACTTTCTTATCCTTATCTAGTAATTCAAACACCGCACCCTTGGCG
This genomic window from Lactobacillus sp. CBA3606 contains:
- a CDS encoding FtsK/SpoIIIE domain-containing protein; this encodes MKAIFHYRGTQIHPRDQNLVFQTLLSMILFILLPLTIFFYLPLLSKINLKTVSWPTIHSLPWSFSGLIISSIITFLVSLIIILLILIRFPDQYRKLIHRQKIARMFMTNNWYESETRKNDGFFKDLDLGGSKERISRFPRVYYRLKNGLIHVQVEIVMSPYQDQLIHLEKKLESGLYCEIVDKILHDSFVEYTLLYDTIGNRISIEHVKCQKGAVNLMNNVAWEYDVLPHMLIAGGTGGGKTYFILTLIQALIRDGNQLTILDPKNSDLADLTDVIPDVHYEQDDMIAAVAQFYQEMMERNKEMKKMAGYQTGNNYAALGLPAHFLVFDEYVAFMDMIGREAVQVMSKLKQIVMLGRQSGFFLILACQRPDAKYLGDGIRDQFMFRAALGRMSDLGYTMMFGETDKDFFLKPIKGRGYVDTGISVISEFYTPLVPKGYDFLGEIDAAYQSNNKTL
- a CDS encoding YdcP family protein, yielding MRLPEGIKLDTPKTFGKLLFSAQRRERFIEDDEGNQTTNVRSRTFDLKSTVQGQMVQVSIPAEAGTKNFEYDQEIELVNPEIDTVANADFRGVTVSWYLKASDIVSVKNNQSKTGSVTTEKNTNDKK
- a CDS encoding DUF961 family protein, with protein sequence MDLKYVIPEVRETFGQLTFAGNFSETREGSGANRKVVSRTYDLYSNVQRADNIQVTIPVAAGEKNDTLEPFDRVRLINPRIAAVGYRIAEAAFVNYTCMADDFVKI